A window from Tenacibaculum singaporense encodes these proteins:
- a CDS encoding beta strand repeat-containing protein, whose product MKNKLPYYNIYNSILYIILLTFTITINGQVSVKDKLKKGNLNKILSYKPLQDNKLNSSGNPLSSITNSFFTEKITTANKSRTRQKSSSSSFNMMMAAPALDLNNITPGNNYDFQLQPTTSNVFPVTVNPQVTTDAGVLSATLNFSGIVDFPSGELLAINNGGGFDLLWLQVPVSGPFTYTIGGATIQITQLTNTSFNITETSGNPIANSEFETFLSTLFYGDLQSPYTDGVRTMDVTIFDTNGDFTTAQTIIRVYTTPPTVVDETNSISANSTGTVTGNVLANDSGSTAISVTEVDVYPSMVNNTYTTLYGTITIQANGTYTYDVDETNASVTGLRNGENLDDIISYTVADALGIKDYGILTITINGVDEAPDAIDNTDSLTAFIDASATGNVIIDPGTGGSDTVDRGLSTLFWESNFTSGETVDGKSKTVDGVGLSFTTLDPGGFGTSFNQSVDYTTNGGHTGYLLYNIDGTTNPTDDTVLVIDFDQPVFNLGFLLTDIDFSQGSSWQDQIKIEGALDGVNATYKYVTTGGVVDTGGNTFYGIGNAIPSDATGNINVFFEQPINQLRLSYNYGPNVTDPDPLEQIAGVSDIYWQGSGSVTTIRLGTTLGNLNAANLNTSYPGTYGTIVMNSDGDYEYIVDTTNPAVAGLLIGQTLTDTFFYEISDGVSSDTANLVITINGSGTDPDGDGIADRLDLDDDNDGILDSEESLACTGTPLNLTGIGSTLTSGSYYDQDTEKIIDVTITTTGTVDEGNANGDILVTQGGTATFTFSSPVTVSLKHEVGITGNFDAGDTWELTSTGEFTVADPNGDLTINSNSGGILNFDALGAIAASEVWEIKTTTTSLKLDLKSGNTKSPINLALICGGFLDSDNDGIPNHLDLDSDNDGCYDAIEASENVTSGQLDGNGRIDIASQGSIDSNGVPNLVNASGAADVGSDQGQETTGNEIIATQIQIDTQPSDSTICLGSNVTFTAAASSLSTTTYTGTAPGTNPDYSGSTSTTTGLVYQWLEQVAGIGAWNSISNGGIYSNATTPSLTLTNPPITASTNKYRLIVISTLNTCQTLASDEVSLTIIPTSVGGSIAGSTNVCTGTNSTTLTLSGHTGNIIRWESSTDNFTTDTDIANTTTTLTATNLTATTQYRAVVQSGACAEVSSATATITVDPTSVGGSIAGSTNVCTGTNSTTLTLSGHTGNIIRWESSTDNFTTDTDIANTTTTLTATNLTATTQYRAVVQSGACAEVSSATATITVDPTSVGGSIAGSTNVCTGTNSTTLTLSGHTGNIIRWESSTDNFTTDTDIANTTTTLTATNLTATTQYRAVVQSGACAEVSSATATITVDPTSVGGSIAGSTNVCTGTNSTTLTLSGHTGNIIRWESSTDNFTTDTDIANTTTTLTATNLTATTQYRAVVQSGACAEVSSATATITVDPTSVGGSIAGSTNVCTGTNSTTLTLSGHTGNIIRWESSTDNFTTDTDIANTTTTLTATNLTATTQYRAVVQSGACAEVRSATATITVDPTSVGGSIAGSTNVCTGTNSTTLTLSGHTGNIIRWESSTDNFTTDTDIANTTTTLTATNLTATTQYRAVVQSGACAEVSSATATITVDPTSVGGSIAGSTNVCTGTNSTTLTLSGHTGNIIRWESSTDNFTTDTDIANTTTTLTATNLTATTQYRAVVQSGACAEVSSATATITVDPTSVGGSIAGSTNVCTGTNSTTLTLSGHTGNIIRWESSTDNFTTDTDIANTTTTLTATNLTATTQYRAVVQSGACAEVSSATATITVDPTSVGGSIAGSTNVCTGTNSTTLTLSGHTGNIIRWESSTDNFTTDTDIANTTTTLTATNLTATTQYRAVVQSGACAEVSSATATITVDPTSVGGSIAGSTNVCTGTNSTTLTLSGHTGNIIRWESSTDNFTTDTDIANTTTTLTATNLTATTQYRAVVQSGACAEVSSATATITVDPTSVGGSIAGSTNVCTGTNSTTLTLSGHTGNIIRWESSTDNFTTDTDIANTTTTLTATNLTATTQYHAVVQSGACAEVSSATATITVDPTSVGGSIAGSTNVCTGTNSTTLTLSGHTGNIIRWESSTDNFTTDTDIANTTTTLTATNLTATTQYRAVVQSGACAEVSSATATITVDPTSVGGSIAGSTNVCTGTNSTTLTLSGHTGNIIRWESSTDNFTTDTDIANTTTTLTATNLTATTQYRAVVQSGACAEVRSATATITVDPTSVGGSIAGSTNVCTGTNSTTLTLSGHTGNIIRWESSTDNFTTDTDIANTTTTLTATNLTATTQYRAVVQSGACAEVSSATATITVDPTSVGGSIAGSTNVCTGTNSTTLTLSGHTGNIIRWESSTDNFTTDTDIANTTTTLTATNLTATTQYRAVVQSGACAEVRSATATITVDPTSVGGSIAGSTNVCTGTNSTTLTLSGHTGNIIRWESSTDNFTTDTDIANTTTTLTATNLTATTQYRAVVQSGACAEVSSATATITVDPTSVGGSIAGSTNVCTGTNSTTLTLSGHTGNIIRWESSTDNFTTDTDIANTTTTLTATNLTATTQYRAVVQSGACAEVRSATATITVDPTSVGGSIAGSTNVCTGTNSTTLTLSGHTGNIIRWESSTDNFTTDTDIANTTTTLTATNLTATTQYRAVVQSGACAEVSSATATITVDPTSVGGSIAGSTNVCTGTNSTTLTLSGHTGNIIRWESSTDNFTTDTDIANTTTTLTATNLTATTQYRAVVQSGACAEVSSATATITVDPTSVGGSIAGSTNVCTGTNSTTLTLSGHTGNIIRWESSTDNFTTDTDIANTTTTLTATNLTATTQYRA is encoded by the coding sequence GGGGCTACAATACAAATAACCCAATTAACAAACACTTCTTTCAATATAACGGAAACCTCAGGTAATCCAATTGCGAACTCTGAATTCGAAACATTTTTATCAACTTTGTTTTATGGAGACTTACAAAGCCCTTATACAGACGGAGTACGAACAATGGATGTTACTATTTTTGACACTAATGGAGACTTTACAACTGCACAAACTATAATAAGAGTTTATACAACACCGCCAACTGTTGTTGATGAAACCAATAGTATCTCAGCAAACTCTACAGGGACAGTCACGGGCAATGTTTTGGCAAATGATTCTGGTTCAACAGCAATATCTGTTACCGAAGTAGACGTGTACCCATCTATGGTTAATAACACATATACCACATTATATGGTACAATTACAATACAAGCAAATGGTACTTATACTTATGATGTTGATGAAACAAATGCTTCTGTTACTGGTTTAAGAAACGGAGAAAACTTAGATGATATAATTTCATACACTGTTGCCGATGCTTTAGGAATAAAAGACTACGGTATATTAACTATAACAATTAACGGTGTAGATGAAGCTCCTGATGCTATTGACAATACCGACTCTCTAACTGCTTTTATTGATGCAAGTGCCACAGGGAATGTAATTATAGACCCAGGCACAGGAGGTTCTGATACTGTAGACAGAGGTTTATCAACATTATTTTGGGAAAGTAATTTTACAAGCGGAGAAACTGTCGATGGAAAATCTAAAACTGTCGACGGTGTAGGTCTCTCATTTACAACCTTAGACCCAGGTGGATTTGGCACATCCTTTAATCAATCGGTAGACTATACTACCAACGGAGGTCATACTGGTTATTTATTATACAATATAGATGGTACGACTAATCCCACTGACGACACTGTTTTAGTCATAGACTTTGATCAACCAGTATTCAATTTAGGTTTTTTATTGACAGATATCGATTTTTCTCAGGGAAGTTCATGGCAAGATCAAATAAAAATTGAAGGAGCATTAGATGGAGTAAATGCCACATACAAATATGTCACAACTGGAGGAGTAGTAGATACAGGAGGAAATACTTTTTATGGAATAGGTAATGCTATACCTAGTGATGCTACAGGGAATATTAATGTGTTTTTTGAACAACCAATCAACCAATTGCGGTTAAGTTATAATTATGGACCTAATGTTACAGACCCTGATCCTCTTGAGCAAATTGCTGGTGTTTCAGATATTTATTGGCAAGGTTCTGGCTCTGTTACTACCATAAGACTTGGTACTACTTTAGGTAATCTAAACGCCGCCAACCTTAACACTTCATACCCCGGAACCTACGGTACAATTGTTATGAATTCAGATGGAGACTATGAATATATTGTTGACACTACAAACCCTGCAGTAGCAGGCTTACTTATAGGTCAAACATTAACAGACACTTTTTTTTATGAAATTTCTGACGGTGTGTCTTCTGATACAGCTAATTTAGTAATTACCATTAATGGATCAGGAACAGACCCTGATGGTGATGGAATAGCCGATAGACTAGACCTAGATGATGATAATGATGGAATATTAGACTCAGAAGAATCATTAGCTTGTACAGGAACTCCATTAAATTTAACAGGAATTGGAAGCACCTTAACCTCTGGAAGTTATTATGATCAGGATACAGAAAAAATAATAGATGTAACAATTACTACAACAGGTACAGTAGACGAAGGTAATGCTAATGGAGATATTTTAGTTACTCAAGGAGGAACAGCAACTTTTACTTTTTCATCCCCAGTGACAGTTTCTCTAAAGCATGAAGTTGGTATAACTGGAAATTTTGATGCAGGAGATACTTGGGAATTAACTTCAACAGGAGAATTTACAGTAGCTGACCCAAATGGTGATTTAACTATTAACTCTAACTCCGGAGGAATTTTGAACTTTGATGCGTTAGGAGCTATTGCGGCGTCTGAAGTTTGGGAAATTAAAACAACCACAACATCATTAAAACTTGATCTAAAATCTGGAAATACAAAATCTCCTATCAACTTAGCTCTAATATGTGGTGGTTTTTTAGATTCCGACAATGATGGAATTCCGAATCATTTAGATTTAGATAGTGATAATGATGGATGTTACGATGCCATAGAAGCAAGTGAAAATGTTACTTCTGGTCAATTAGACGGAAATGGAAGAATAGATATAGCATCTCAAGGAAGCATAGATAGTAATGGAGTGCCTAACCTTGTTAATGCTTCTGGAGCAGCAGATGTAGGAAGTGATCAAGGGCAAGAAACCACAGGTAATGAAATAATTGCTACTCAAATACAAATAGACACACAACCAAGTGATAGTACTATATGTTTAGGAAGCAATGTTACTTTTACAGCAGCAGCAAGCTCCTTAAGTACAACTACTTATACAGGAACCGCTCCAGGAACAAATCCTGATTACAGTGGTAGTACAAGTACTACAACAGGATTGGTATATCAATGGCTAGAGCAAGTAGCAGGTATTGGAGCTTGGAATAGTATTTCTAATGGAGGAATATATAGCAATGCAACTACCCCTTCATTAACCTTAACCAATCCACCAATAACAGCTTCCACTAATAAATATAGATTAATAGTAATAAGTACACTTAATACCTGTCAGACTTTAGCTTCAGATGAAGTATCTCTTACAATTATACCTACTTCGGTAGGTGGAAGTATTGCGGGAAGTACCAATGTCTGTACGGGAACCAACTCAACAACACTTACCCTAAGTGGACATACAGGAAACATCATCCGTTGGGAGAGTTCTACCGATAACTTTACCACTGATACCGATATCGCCAATACCACCACTACCTTAACAGCGACCAACCTAACGGCTACCACACAATATCGTGCGGTAGTACAAAGTGGAGCGTGTGCGGAAGTGAGCTCTGCAACTGCAACTATTACCGTGGATCCTACTTCGGTAGGTGGAAGTATTGCGGGAAGTACCAATGTCTGTACGGGAACCAACTCAACAACACTTACCCTAAGTGGACATACAGGAAACATCATCCGTTGGGAGAGTTCTACCGATAACTTTACCACTGATACCGATATCGCCAATACCACCACTACCTTAACAGCGACCAACCTAACGGCTACCACACAATATCGTGCGGTAGTACAAAGTGGAGCGTGTGCGGAAGTGAGCTCTGCAACTGCAACTATTACCGTGGATCCTACTTCGGTAGGTGGAAGTATTGCGGGAAGTACCAATGTCTGTACGGGAACCAACTCAACAACACTTACCCTAAGTGGACATACAGGAAACATCATCCGTTGGGAGAGTTCTACCGATAACTTTACCACTGATACCGATATCGCCAATACCACCACTACCTTAACAGCGACCAACCTAACGGCTACCACACAATATCGTGCAGTAGTACAAAGTGGAGCGTGTGCGGAAGTAAGCTCTGCAACTGCAACTATTACCGTGGATCCTACTTCGGTAGGTGGAAGTATTGCGGGAAGTACCAATGTCTGTACGGGAACCAACTCAACAACACTTACCCTAAGTGGACATACAGGAAACATCATCCGTTGGGAGAGTTCTACCGATAACTTTACCACTGATACCGATATCGCCAATACCACCACTACCTTAACAGCGACCAACCTAACGGCTACCACACAATATCGTGCGGTAGTACAAAGTGGAGCGTGTGCGGAAGTGAGCTCTGCAACTGCAACTATTACCGTGGATCCTACTTCGGTAGGTGGAAGTATTGCGGGAAGTACCAATGTCTGTACGGGAACCAACTCAACAACACTTACCCTAAGTGGACATACAGGAAACATCATCCGTTGGGAGAGTTCTACCGATAACTTTACCACTGATACCGATATCGCCAATACCACCACTACCTTAACAGCGACCAACCTAACGGCTACCACACAATATCGTGCAGTAGTACAAAGTGGAGCGTGTGCGGAAGTGAGATCTGCAACTGCAACTATTACCGTGGATCCTACTTCGGTAGGTGGAAGTATTGCGGGAAGTACCAATGTCTGTACGGGAACCAACTCAACAACACTTACCCTAAGTGGACATACAGGAAACATCATCCGTTGGGAGAGTTCTACCGATAACTTTACCACTGATACCGATATCGCCAATACCACCACTACCTTAACAGCGACCAACCTAACGGCTACCACACAATATCGTGCGGTAGTACAAAGTGGAGCGTGTGCGGAAGTGAGCTCTGCAACTGCAACTATTACCGTGGATCCTACTTCGGTAGGTGGAAGTATTGCGGGAAGTACCAATGTCTGTACGGGAACCAACTCAACAACACTTACCCTAAGTGGACATACAGGAAACATCATCCGTTGGGAGAGTTCTACCGATAACTTTACCACTGATACCGATATCGCCAATACCACCACTACCTTAACAGCGACCAACCTAACGGCTACCACACAATATCGTGCAGTAGTACAAAGTGGAGCGTGTGCGGAAGTGAGCTCTGCAACTGCAACTATTACCGTGGATCCTACTTCGGTAGGTGGAAGTATTGCGGGAAGTACCAATGTCTGTACGGGAACCAACTCAACAACACTTACCCTAAGTGGACATACAGGAAACATCATCCGTTGGGAGAGTTCTACCGATAACTTTACCACTGATACCGATATCGCCAATACCACCACTACCTTAACAGCGACCAACCTAACGGCTACCACACAATATCGTGCGGTAGTACAAAGTGGAGCGTGTGCGGAAGTGAGCTCTGCAACTGCAACTATTACCGTGGATCCTACTTCGGTAGGTGGAAGTATTGCGGGAAGTACCAATGTCTGTACGGGAACCAACTCAACAACACTTACCCTAAGTGGACATACAGGAAACATCATCCGTTGGGAGAGTTCTACCGATAACTTTACCACTGATACCGATATCGCCAATACCACCACTACCTTAACAGCGACCAACCTAACGGCTACCACACAATATCGTGCAGTAGTACAAAGTGGAGCGTGTGCGGAAGTGAGCTCTGCAACTGCAACTATTACCGTGGATCCTACTTCGGTAGGTGGAAGTATTGCGGGAAGTACCAATGTCTGTACGGGAACCAACTCAACAACACTTACCCTAAGTGGACATACAGGAAACATCATCCGTTGGGAGAGTTCTACCGATAACTTTACCACTGATACCGATATCGCCAATACCACCACTACCTTAACAGCGACCAACCTAACGGCTACCACACAATATCGTGCGGTAGTACAAAGTGGAGCGTGTGCGGAAGTGAGCTCTGCAACTGCAACTATTACCGTGGATCCTACTTCGGTAGGTGGAAGTATTGCGGGAAGTACCAATGTCTGTACGGGAACCAACTCAACAACACTTACCCTAAGTGGACATACAGGAAACATCATCCGTTGGGAGAGTTCTACCGATAACTTTACCACTGATACCGATATCGCCAATACCACCACTACCTTAACAGCGACCAACCTAACGGCTACCACACAATATCATGCAGTAGTACAAAGTGGAGCGTGTGCGGAAGTAAGCTCTGCAACTGCAACTATTACCGTGGATCCTACTTCGGTAGGTGGAAGTATTGCGGGAAGTACCAATGTCTGTACGGGAACCAACTCAACAACACTTACCCTAAGTGGACATACAGGAAACATCATCCGTTGGGAGAGTTCTACCGATAACTTTACCACTGATACCGATATCGCCAATACCACCACTACCTTAACAGCGACCAACCTAACGGCTACCACACAATATCGTGCGGTAGTACAAAGTGGAGCGTGTGCGGAAGTGAGCTCTGCAACTGCAACTATTACCGTGGATCCTACTTCGGTAGGTGGAAGTATTGCGGGAAGTACCAATGTCTGTACGGGAACCAACTCAACAACACTTACCCTAAGTGGACATACAGGAAACATCATCCGTTGGGAGAGTTCTACCGATAACTTTACCACTGATACCGATATCGCCAATACCACCACTACCTTAACAGCGACCAACCTAACGGCTACCACACAATATCGTGCAGTAGTACAAAGTGGAGCGTGTGCGGAAGTGAGATCTGCAACTGCAACTATTACCGTGGATCCTACTTCGGTAGGTGGAAGTATTGCGGGAAGTACCAATGTCTGTACGGGAACCAACTCAACAACACTTACCCTAAGTGGACATACAGGAAACATCATCCGTTGGGAGAGTTCTACCGATAACTTTACCACTGATACCGATATCGCCAATACCACCACTACCTTAACAGCGACCAACCTAACGGCTACCACACAATATCGTGCGGTAGTACAAAGTGGAGCGTGTGCGGAAGTGAGCTCTGCAACTGCAACTATTACCGTGGATCCTACTTCGGTAGGTGGAAGTATTGCGGGAAGTACCAATGTCTGTACGGGAACCAACTCAACAACACTTACCCTAAGTGGACATACAGGAAACATCATCCGTTGGGAGAGTTCTACCGATAACTTTACCACTGATACCGATATCGCCAATACCACCACTACCTTAACAGCGACCAACCTAACGGCTACCACACAATATCGTGCAGTAGTACAAAGTGGAGCGTGTGCGGAAGTGAGATCTGCAACTGCAACTATTACCGTGGATCCTACTTCGGTAGGTGGAAGTATTGCGGGAAGTACCAATGTCTGTACGGGAACCAACTCAACAACACTTACCCTAAGTGGACATACAGGAAACATCATCCGTTGGGAGAGTTCTACCGATAACTTTACCACTGATACCGATATCGCCAATACCACCACTACCTTAACAGCGACCAACCTAACGGCTACCACACAATATCGTGCGGTAGTACAAAGTGGAGCGTGTGCGGAAGTGAGCTCTGCAACTGCAACTATTACCGTGGATCCTACTTCGGTAGGTGGAAGTATTGCGGGAAGTACCAATGTCTGTACGGGAACCAACTCAACAACACTTACCCTAAGTGGACATACAGGAAACATCATCCGTTGGGAGAGTTCTACCGATAACTTTACCACTGATACCGATATCGCCAATACCACCACTACCTTAACAGCGACCAACCTAACGGCTACCACACAATATCGTGCAGTAGTACAAAGTGGAGCGTGTGCGGAAGTGAGATCTGCAACTGCAACTATTACCGTGGATCCTACTTCGGTAGGTGGAAGTATTGCGGGAAGTACCAATGTCTGTACGGGAACCAACTCAACAACACTTACCCTAAGTGGACATACAGGAAACATCATCCGTTGGGAGAGTTCTACCGATAACTTTACCACTGATACCGATATCGCCAATACCACCACTACCTTAACAGCGACCAACCTAACGGCTACCACACAATATCGTGCGGTAGTACAAAGTGGAGCGTGTGCGGAAGTGAGCTCTGCAACTGCAACTATTACCGTGGATCCTACTTCGGTAGGTGGAAGTATTGCGGGAAGTACCAATGTCTGTACGGGAACCAACTCAACAACACTTACCCTAAGTGGACATACAGGAAACATCATCCGTTGGGAGAGTTCTACCGATAACTTTACCACTGATACCGATATCGCCAATACCACCACTACCTTAACAGCGACCAACCTAACGGCTACCACACAATATCGTGCAGTAGTACAAAGTGGAGCGTGTGCGGAAGTGAGCTCTGCAACTGCAACTATTACCGTGGATCCTACTTCGGTAGGTGGAAGTATTGCGGGAAGTACCAATGTCTGTACGGGAACCAACTCAACAACACTTACCCTAAGTGGACATACAGGAAACATCATCCGTTGGGAGAGTTCTACCGATAACTTTACCACTGATACCGATATCGCCAATACCACCACTACCTTAACAGCGACCAACCTAACGGCTACCACACAATATCGTGCGTAG